Proteins encoded by one window of Thermodesulfobacteriota bacterium:
- a CDS encoding CopG family transcriptional regulator: protein MTESVQIDFEPEVLAALKARAGEIHRSLSEVVNELLHEHLAEDLHDLATFEERAGEPTRPLADVMTDFRARGLL, encoded by the coding sequence ATGACCGAATCCGTGCAGATCGACTTCGAGCCCGAGGTCTTGGCAGCGCTCAAGGCGCGCGCGGGCGAAATCCACCGGAGCCTTTCCGAGGTGGTCAACGAGCTCCTCCACGAGCACCTGGCCGAAGACCTCCACGACCTGGCTACATTCGAGGAGCGCGCAGGCGAGCCCACCCGGCCCCTGGCCGACGTGATGACCGACTTCCGGGCCCGTGGCCTCCTATAG